The Girardinichthys multiradiatus isolate DD_20200921_A chromosome 7, DD_fGirMul_XY1, whole genome shotgun sequence region AgtggatttaagtgactttgaacctGCATGGTCTTTAGTGCtggacgggctggtctgagtaccTCAGAAACTGCTGACCTACTGGGtttttcacacacaaacatccctCAGGTTTACAGTGAATGAtctaaacaagagaaaatatccagagagcaacatttaatgaacaaaaataccTTGTATCTCAAATAAACCACTTGTTACAGTCAAGGTATACAGAATACAATCTCTGAACGTTCAGGTTTGAAGTAGATGGTCTACAACAGCAACAGACCACACCAGGTACCCCCTCTATCTGCTAAGAACAGGACACTGATGCCACAATTAAAACAAGCTGCCCAAAACTGGCCGGCAACAGATTGGAGAAACATTGTTCAATGAGTTCCTTGATTCTAGATTTAATCTGCAACATGGGTCCAAAAATGTGTTCATAAATACAAAGCGCCTCAACATTTTTGCACATATTACTCCAGACTCCAGGCTTTCCTGAGCATCTGTATCCTGCTGACTTCACCTCAGCATAGAACCAGGCATACATGGTGTAGCAGCAAACACTGAAGTCATTTATCACAGGGATCTTTATCTGACCAGTCTGTGGTGACAGGAAGCTGAAACGTGTAGCTCTGGTTCTGTTTTTAGATCCTGCAACATCGAACAGAAGAGCACATCTGCCTGTGAGCTGATCGGATGATCTACAGCTGATGATACAGATCAATCTGAAAGAACGCGGACACGTTTATCAGCCTCTGTTGGAGGAAACAGATCTGAATCTGGTTTTGTTTCCTCCAGCTGCTGGTTTCACTTCACCTCTTTGAAAACCAGCTTTCAGGGATCTGAAATGAGCAGAAGCAGATAATCTGTCCACATCTAATCAGGATTTATTTTTAGCTCCAACAGTTTCCAAAACAACAGTGATTTTAATCAATAACAACCTGAaaaccaggaagctgctgcctCTCTGGGTTCGATACTTTGGAGTGAGAAGGTCCAGGACCCGCTCCTGATTCTGCTGAATGAACTGATTCCTAACTCTGAATGACTTGGTGCTCATACTGAACAGCTTtctagtgccttgcaaaagcagttttaccttgaaccttttcacgtTTTGTCATATTACACCCACAGATGTatgcatattttattgggattttatgcgataAGAGAACACCAGGTAGCCCTCCAGTTcatagaaccacctttttctttttgagtATGTTTCTACCAGATTTCCATTAGAGACTAaattatttcccacttttctttgcaaacagctaaaactcagtcagattggatggagagcatctttgATCAGCAggtttcaagtcttgccacagatttctaATTGGATTTGTGTCTGGACATTGACTAGGCCATCCTAACAGATGAATATGCTTCAATCTAAACCACTTTATTGgagctctggctttatgtttaggatcgttgtcttgctggaaaggcctctaacaagttttcttttggtattgtcctgtattttgctccattcatcttcctttgaactctgaccagctttcctgtccctgctcaagaaaagcatcaccacagcatgatgctgtcactgcTGGTGTGTTCGGGTATTAGTTTTTAACTGCATACACGCCATTTTGCATGTAGTTCAAAAGTAAATTGATCtcgtctgaccagagcactcTCTACCACATATTTGCTTCTGCCAATCTGAACATGGGACCtcttattgctttctttcaaTGATGGCTTACTTCTGGATTTAATTGTGAGGTATCAGAATTAAGGGGCCTGAAAACAAATGTAGGCtcaatgtgaaaaaattaaCTTCTTTTGCACGGCAATGTAACTGTTGTCTTTTCTAAGAAATACTTCTCAGCGTTCTGAAATCTTTTAGTTTGTTGCCCCAAAATGAATTCATCTCAGTGAGACCTGTGAGAATGTCTTCTTTTAGTCAAGAACAATCCTATGAAagattttctgctttttggatcGAATCTAAGCTGCAGAACAGACTGACGCCGTGGTTTCTCCTCAGACCTGCTCCCTATTGACCTGTTGTCCAGAGCCCTGCCACCTTCAGGACAAACCACGCCCACTCAGGTAGGAAACAGGAAGAAATAGCTGATGTGGACTTAAACACTTAGATGATCAGTGTTTTGTCCTAACAGGTGCAGATGGTTCAGTCCAGAGGGTCTAGAGGTATCAGACTGACCGGTCCAGTACCGACAGCTCTGAGTTTTGTTGCCTCCCAGGTCTTCACCAACTGTGACTATTTTCCTTCTGAGTTCTCATTGGTTGCCACAATAAAGATGCAGAGACTGAGGAAGAAGGTAAGCATCAGAAAATGTGATCTGATTCTGTCCTGTTGAGTCCAATTCAGGACTGCTTTCTTTCTGCTTTTAGACCAATCAGTACATCCTTTCTGTGGTGAAGGAGGGATCTGCGTCACTGTTGCTGGGGCTACGTGTCTCTGAGAACCGTCTTCACCTTCTGACTACACCCCCTGGTGCTGGGGGGCGTAGAAGgataagttttaaaaatgtaggaTTGGACGATAACAGATGGCACACCCTGGTTCTGGCTGTGACCGGTCATTACGTAACGTTGACCGTTGACTGTGGACTACCTGTGGAACTGTGAGTCTCTGCCTGGTTTAAACTGGTTCAGAATAGTTCAGACCATTTCAGACTGGTGCAAATTGTTCAACCCATAGACTACAACCAACCAGTTTAAAGGCAACATGCTGGCACTAACCGCTTCAACGCTGTTTAGAGAGGTGCTAACTAATTAAAATCTCTTTAAACCAGTTCAGGCTTGTTCAGATCAATTCAGACTGGCCAAACTGATCCATTACTGTTTAAACTGCTTCAAGAAAATTCAGGCTGTTTTTAACTAGTGCAAACTGGTTCCTGCATTGCAACCTCCTTAGACAGGCCACCTGCATACTGGTACAGCCATGAAGTAAGTTTATCAGCTTCACTTAATTGagtccctgttaaatccagaatataatttaatattttcttttggaCATAAAGCCCTTAAACATCAATCTCCgttatacatcagagatctgattgttccatatgttcctaacagagcacttagttctcagactgcaggtttactggtggttcctagagtctctagaagtagaatgggaggcagatcctttagttatcaggctcctctcctgtggaaccagctcccagttttagtccgtgaggcagacaccctgtctacttttaaggctaggttttaaaaccttcctttttgataaagcttatagttagagtggcttaggttatcctgagctttctctctagttatgctgctataggcttagactgctggaggacgcTTTTCCTCGTGGCAgctggccgctcacactgagcctggttctggttaaAGGTCATACCAGAACAATAGAGGAAAGAGTGATTCAAGCACTcgcattctcaaaacagcaaactctgcatacatatggaataaattcacttCTTTACCAAAATATAACAATCtattatcaaaacatttcaactccaagttaaaatattttaattaacaaactcttttctaggctagaacaattcaactaacacttccaaaaaaataaagtaataaggaaaactaatgaactaTATACAAAAAACGGAAAGGGAACCAATAAAAAAGATGCAATGATATTACGGTTCAGTGTGGATATTTATGTGTGGGAActaggttttattttgaaaaatatggaagttaggtcaaattagtttcaaaataattaaaaactatttgcatgtgttcaaacaaccaaTTCACAGGGCAAATCAGGAGGGTAAGTAAAACATTAGTttactgaaaaaatattttcattaaattacaggtccttctcaaaatattagcatattgtgataaagttcattattttccataatgtcatgatgaaaatttaacattcatatattttagattcattgcacactaactgaaatatttcaggacttttattgtcttaatacggatgattttggcatacagctcatgaaaacccaaaattcctatctcacaaaattagcatatcattaaaagggtctctaaacgagctatgaacctaatcatctgaatcaacgagttaactctaaacacctgcaaaagattcctgaggcctttaaaactcccagcctggttcatcactcaaaaccccaatcatgggtaagactgccgacctgactgctgtccagaaggccactattgacaccctcaagcaaaagggtaagacacagaaagaaatttctgaacgaataggctgttcccagagtgctgcatcaaggcacctcagtgggaagtctgtgggaaggaaaaagtgtggcagaaaacgctgcacaacgagaagaggtgaccggaccctgaggaagattgtggagaagggccgattccagaccttgggggacctgcggaagcagtggactgagtctggagtagaaacatccagagccaccgtgcacaggcgtgtgcaggaaatgggctacaggtgccgcattccccaggtcaagccacttttgaaccagaaacagcagcagaagcgcctgacctgggctacagagaagcagcactggactgttgctcagtggtccaaagtacttttttcggatgaaagcaaattctgcatgtcattcagaaatcaaggtgccagagtctggaggaagactggggagaaggaaatgccaaaatgccagaagtccagtgtcaagtacccacagtcagtgatggtctggggtgccgtgtcagctgctggtgttggtccactgtgttttatcaagagcagggtcaatgcagctagctatcaggagattttggagcacttcatgcttccatctgctgaaaagctttttggagatgaagatttcatttttcagcacgacctggcacctgctcacagtgccaaaaccactggtaaatggtttactgaccatggtatcactgtgctcaattggcctgccaactctcctgacctgaaccccatagagaatctgtgggatattgtgaagagaacgttgagagactcaagacccaacactctggatgagctaaaggccgctatcgaagcatcctgggcctccataagacctcagcagtgccacaggctgattgcctccatgccacgccgcattgaagcagtcatttctgcaaaggattcccgaccaagtattgagtgcataactgtacatgattatttgaaggttgacgttttttgtattaaaaacacttttcttttattggtcggatgaaatatgctaattttgtgagataggaattttgggttttcatgagctgtatgccacaatcatccgtattaagacaataaaagacctgaaatatttcagttagtgtgcaatgaatctaaaatatatgaatgttaaattttcatcataacattatggaaaataatgaactttatcacaatatgctaatattttgagaaggacctgtaattctgCTTGGATTATAAGCTTCAGGTGTGCAGAGCTGCGGTTTCGATGCCTTCTTCTTCAGGCAGTGGGGGAAAACTGCTTAGTCCTCTCTTCCAGGGGAATCTCTGGCTCAGATTTCTTGAGAAGCTCGGAAAATAAGGTTAAGTCTGCCTGTCTTATGTCGAATCAtgtagatttcaagtcaggttcatacattctaattaatcctaaccattgaacagtgcagtcagattcaattatttattcaaatttgttaaaaagtttttctatctaaggaaacccagcagattgcatccagtcagtgacttgcagcattcccttctcctggatgagcatgtagagacagtggacagtcactggcgttgactttgcagcaatccctcatactgagcatgcatgtagcgacagtggagaggaaaaactcccttttaacaggaagaaacctccagcagaaccaggctcagtgtgagcggccatctgccacgaccgactgggggtttgagagaacagagcagagacagaaaaagaacatagaagcactgatccaggagtactttctatgggaaggaaaagtaaatgctaatggatgtagctcctttagtgatttcatctaggaagaaagaacagataaactctgagacagttttcaaagttacagtatgagagagagcacatagagttagtcacagtgaaagctcagtcagtagctatgtctaggagagacaggcttaaacactgaaagacaggtccttgtggatcatcggtagagggtgagcattaagttgttgccagcaaaagcttggatgatgtccccctccaggaaggtgccacagttaaacacagagtcaggccaggtgtagcttctaggaagagaaaagagagagaacataaagttagaagctgaaataacagcaaataatgcaaaagtgGAGAGTAGTAAGAGAATGCAGCAGTGatggaaagtggtcattatgtcctccaacagtcttagcctatagcagcataactacagagatagctcaggataaactaaggcactctaactataagctttatcaaaaaggaaagttttaagcctagccttaaaagtagacagggtgtctgcctcacggactaaaactgggagctggttccacaggagaggagcctgataactaaaggatctgcctcccattctacttctagagactctaggaaccatcagtaaacctgcagtctgagaacaaagtgctctgttaggaacgtatggaaccatcagatctctgatgtatgatggaggtagattattaagggctttatatgtgaggaggataattttaaattctattcgggatttaacagggagccaatgaagggaagctaaaataggggaaatatgatctatctttttaattttcatcagaactcttgctgcatcattttgaatcagctgaaggcttttaactgcattttgtggacatcctgatagtaaagaattacaaaagtccagccttgaagtaacaaatgcatggactagtttttcagatAAGCTTCTTACATCCGTTTTAAAACCTTAGGATTCAGGCTGTTTGAGTTTAGATTGAACTGGTCATAGGTGTTATGGATTGGAGCTCTGTCAGCCTCATCAACTGATTTCCTGTCTCTCAGTAAACAGGTTCAGTCCTTCTCTAGTACTTTGAGCACCCGAGGTTCCAGCTTCTTCATTGGCAGCAGAGGGCACTGGAGGGGCCGCTTCTCTGTGAGTCTATGGTCCAAATCAAAACCAGTATCAGATGGTTTTCCTGTAGAATCATTCTGGTTCTTTTGTTCTTAGGGTCTGCTTCGTCAGCTGGTTCTTCTTCCAGGCTCAGACGCCACGCCCAGACTTTGTCCCAACTCCGAACCCAGTCTGGCAGAACTGTCCATCCCTCAGGTCCTCAAGTCCTCCACACTCCAGCAAGACCAGCAAGGCTTGGTTTATCCATATGGTGAGAAGAAAAGCCAGCAGCTCATGGAGATCTTTATAAAATCAGTGCAGTTCagttaaaattataaaaataatctCCAAAGTCGCCTCGGTACAGTTTAAAGAGAAGACAAATTGTTTTGTCTAATCCAAAACAACCACTTTCTGTCTAATAGGGACAGAACTCAGTCCAGAAAACCTGAAGTAGATTCAGTCCAATTCAAGCCAACTAAAGCGCATCAGCTGATATCAGTATAGCTTATATGTGAATTAGGAAAAACATTGCTCTAGCATTgctttttaatgcatttaacaTTGTAACATACAAAATGTGATCACTGGATAAACCAGGCTGTTACAGGCTTCTTTTAATGTGTCAAAAATATTCTGCGCTATGTGCGCCGCAGCTACATGTGCGCAACTGCTGCAGAATTGACAAGACTGTGAGTCAAATAGGATTCGACATTACTTATCTCATGCAATGCTAGGAGAATGCTTTGTTGGGCTGATGCAGATTCTCTCACCTCAGCATGCTCAatgcttgaaactgaaagtgaaacgAAAGGGTTGTaccatccctctctccagacacctcctccagttcctccaaggggagcccaaggcgttcccaggccagccgagagacatagtccctccagcgtgtcctgggcctcctcccctTTAATTACTCTCCCATGAAATTTAAGGTTGATTCAATCCTGGAAACATTGATAACTGCAGAGATTTACTGTAGATCAAGGATGCTGAACGGACTGAACTCACCTGTCTCAGCAGTGTTTGAACTGTGAAGCTGAATATTTCTCAGTGTTTCAGTACTTTCACTGCTTGTATGTGGGGTGTTTACAGTGTAAACCTGGAGCTGTGATGGTATCAGTGATTCGGTAACCTGAGCTCCAGACTGACTGACAGCATGAAGAACTGTTTGTTTATAAGTATCAAGCTTCTCCAGCTTCTGTGGTTCTGCCTATATCACATCTGTGGGAAACACTAACCCTGTCGGGGCCGGTAGTTCTGCTGGGTCGATAGTTAGATAGATAAATACGTTATTAATCCCCCAGGGGAAAATTCAGGTATCTCAGAAGCTCACGGGTGTAAAAACCAAATAACATAACATTAACAAGATGAAAACAACCACAACAACAATTACAACAAAAGCAACCAAGCATTAAAAGCTTAAAGAAGTGAGGAAATGCTGGAGATATTAAtccaaatattaaaatatgataaaaagtaaaacttattAATAAATACATCGACTAATAAATAACTGAGAACTTATCGTAATAGTACTAATAATAATAGAGGGGCATCAGTCTATTGCACCGTGCCCATGTGGGGTGTCGGGGGCAGCAGCAACCACTATTTCAAGAGCCTCAGCCATCGACTGAGTTGTTAAACAATCTTCTGGCTGTGGGGAGGAAGGATCTCTTGTGCTGCTCGGTCCATGAACACAAGGAGATGAGCCACCCACTGCGACACTACACTGCTCTACCAGAATGTGGTGGAGCGGGTTGCTGGCATTGTCCCTGATGACTATCAGCTTACTCATCATTTGCCGCTCCCCCACAGTCCCCAGTGGCACTAGGCTCCCTCCAATCACTGACCCAGCCTTCTTAACCAGCTTATCCATCCGCTCTGCATCTCTGTCTGTGATGCTGCCTCTGCAACAGACTGCAGCATGTGAGGATCCTTGCTACTGCCGATTGATAAAATATATGTAGCATCTCCCCACAGACATCAAACGACCTTAGCTTCTTTAGGAAGAAAAGTAGACTCTGGCTAGGTGGATGCCCCTTCTTGTAGATCGCAATCACATTGGCCTGCCAGTCCAGCTTGTTGTCCAGGTGGACAGCTAAGTATTTGTAGGTCTGCACCCTCTCGATGCTGCTGCCGCAGACGTTAACAGGCTGCAGGGGAATTCTGGCCCTGTGGAAGTTCACTATCATCTCCTTGGTCTTGGACGTGTTCAGAAAAAGGTCGTTCCGCCCCCTCCAGTCACTGCAGGCCCTTACAAGGTCTCTGTACTCCCCCTCCTGCTCTTTCCGCACCAGATTACCAGATTATGGTTCTGGTGAAGCTGGATGTCTTTAAAGGGTTCCTGGTTATGGCCCCAGTTCTGGTTCAGGGATGGTCTGTGGCAGGTTTAGGTCCTCAGAGGTATAGCTGAGGATAAGTTGAAGGTTTGTCACCCCTGTTTGATGCATGTTTCCATGGCAATAGAGTGAGGTCAGACAGGTGAGGACAGGTATAGGTCGCAGTCAGGACATCTGCTAAAAGAGTAGTCTCACTTGTTCCtttctttaaatctttttgATCTCGGCTGTGTTGTGTCTCAGTTGATgaatttgattgattgattggtcAATAATGTTGTGTCTGATCACAGACTTCAGTTTTCTCTTGCAGCCATCTTCATGAGTTTCTCTTCCAGGTTAATGATGACAGAGTTGATAAAGTTCAGCTGATTGAAGTTCAGAGATGATCCTGTCAGACTCCTCATGACTCATTGTTTATAAAAAGCCGTCTGAGGTGCGATTGATTTATGTACCTGCCTGCAGCGGAGCGTGTCGTGCAAACTGCAGTCGCCTGAACTTGACCTCAAATTTCTGAAGAGAACGTCACCAGAGATCACGTTTTTATCATCCATGAAAGAGTTTAATCCACCCAGAACTTTACAACAGAAAACACGCCCGATCCCACAAGAACCTCAGCCCACAGAAGGCTGGGATGCTGTGGAagaaaggtttattttattacagGCAGCACAAAGTCAGGATATGTCATGTTCTGACTCATTTCATGTGATGTATAGATGTACGTCATACATTCCTGTATTTCAGGCTTGGAAATATTCTGGAAAACGTCAGGATGGGGACAGTTACGGGCAAATAATAAAGTTTCAAAAtgctattaatatttaaaactcTATGAgaagcagagatgcccagaggAGCACCAGCTAAAAATTTCTTCAAAAATGTCAAGGAATCTGAAAGAATATGAAGGAAGAAGCCTAAGTTGGAAGCGCTGATCTCATTTATCAACAGCTGATAGAATCACGTAGAAAACCTTTGTCACGCTCTACAAAACAGTTACATTTACAAATGTTACTACACAGAAGAGCAACTTAATGTTAATCTTATCCAGAAGCAGCATCCATTTCTCTCAGCATGGAGGCATGTATGATGACCCGTCTTAAAGCGGAACTAGATATGGGTTAACAGTATATGTCATGTATTCtataatgtttcaaaatgttACAATTTCAAAACTGCAAACAATTTCCACCAGGCGGCTCCaacagtttaaagtccttttaatttTGTGCTAGAGAAAGTGTTGGAGTGACTTGAGTTTTCTTCAGGTGATTGGAGTATAGTGGACTCCAGTGCTGCCTCTCCCCCACCAGTTGCTGAAGAAAGAAATAAGCAACACGTTTTCCTTGCTTCCAACAACATTTTGCTGTCTGATAATATTTCTACTCAAGTAAAAACTGGGACTGGTGAGCCAGGAGGTAACACAGCTCTAAAGCTACCATTGGCAAGCTACCAACATGTTAGTACAACAGCTGTTGGCTGGCTACACGAGCAGATAGCTCAACTAACTAAACAGCTAATATTTACTTGTTATACTTCTGTTACTCTATAGTAGAGTagaacaacaaaacaagatACAATTCTGCacagtaaacatgttttattgaaaactaataatatatttaatttatgttttttctacATATTGGTTTATTCTGTATATGAAATTTACAGCATAATGCCAATCAATAACTGTGTACCTAAAtttcataaaattataattatcACTGCTATATTATTCTAGCAGCAGTAggttgtttttgctttgtgattcaaataaaaaaattcgatcattttgaaaatgtatttgtttacatATGAAAACTTTGTGTACATATTGTGAAACTGTggtaaaaagaagaaatgggATCACTGCAGAAGGTGAAAACTGCATTAAAACCTTTATGGAAAGTTATTAAAGATTTTTGTTCCTTGGGTTCAGTTCAGCACCAGAAGGAGATTTCACCTccttttgtatttctttcagagGCTGAGGCCAGAGTGACTGGAGGCAATCGTCCTCCGTGTTCAGGACCAGAGAAAGGTCAGCTGTGGTTCAATGTCCAGAGGAAAGGTCTGTTCATCTGTGACGGGATGATGTGGATGACTCTGGTGCAGAGTGAGTCTGAAGATGATGACAGGATGAAACCTCACAGAACCTCATTCTGACAGTGCTGGCTCTGATTTGTTATATGGCACAAACCCATCATGTTACCCGAGTAAAGGCGTCATTTCATACGTCATcaattagtttttctttaataattcGTTTTAGAGATTCTGAAAAGACAACGGTCTCACTTATCTTCTTCTAATTTAACAATAATATCATGTAGAATAAGGAAAAATGTCTCCTCTTCAGACAAGGAGCGTCTGGACTATGTGGAGGACTACCAGGACCTGTACACCCACTCAGAAACCTTTGACGTGGAGGTCTTCTCCATCCCATCCGAAGGCCTGTTCATGGCCGCAGCCAACAGGTACCAGAACACCTCCACAGCAGGTCTCCATGACCTGAATGCCTTTATCTTCATTTTAACCGTCTGGTTTTCCTTTACAGGGACTCTCGACCCGGTTCTGGTATTtacagatggatgaatgggtcgTTCCAGCTGTACCAGAACATCAGCACTCAGGACGCTCGAGCCTGGAAACACTTTACCATCAATGAGAAGGTGACAGTTGCTTAAACACGTCAGGATTATCTGTGGAAATACGTAGTGCAGAAGAGTCAGTAACCTGTGGACGTTCTGAAGCTGCTGTGGTTGAAACCAGATCAAAGGTCATGTGATTAAAATAGCCTTCAGACGTCATAATGAGCAGGATTCTGCTGCCTCACCTGGACCCAGAAAGAGTTTGATGCTTCTGTTGGGTGACCTGTGATCATGTGACCTGTGAAGGTGTGTTCAGGTACAGTCTCCTGTGTTCTCattgtgttggtttgtttgcTCTGAGTGGAACACAGGTGTTAACACAAAGCTCTGCAGGTATTCACCTGGGCTGTGTACCAGCAGACCAGGATGGAAAGTAAAGATCGGGTCAGAGAGAGAAGATCCCAATATTTCAAAGAACCACAGACCCATATTTGTCCTGGAGTTCTGGTTCCATCCAGTTCTTTAGTCAGGTCCAAtccattagtttttatttaaaaacatctgtggttctttttttctgtaagggaatcagttgtttttgtttcataatcACTGAGTGGCTCTGATGGTTTTGTAAACTTCTGTTTTAACGGGTTCTTCTGTGTCTCAGGGTGAATCGTTTCCTTCTAAATTACCTTTGATTAATGGACTCATCTTTTCCCAAATCCTTAGACGCTTGTTCTTAACTGTGGACATGGTGACTGAACTAAATAAATCTCCAAACCACTTCATCCATCACTCAACAGTTTTCTTGGTCGATGTTCAGAGTCCCAAACCTCTCAAACCAAGCACAG contains the following coding sequences:
- the LOC124871632 gene encoding thrombospondin-type laminin G domain and EAR repeat-containing protein-like, with translation MLSCRPLLVTWALLMSSVQSQSWRPCTDLLPIDLLSRALPPSGQTTPTQVQMVQSRGSRGIRLTGPVPTALSFVASQVFTNCDYFPSEFSLVATIKMQRLRKKTNQYILSVVKEGSASLLLGLRVSENRLHLLTTPPGAGGRRRISFKNVGLDDNRWHTLVLAVTGHYVTLTVDCGLPVELKQVQSFSSTLSTRGSSFFIGSRGHWRGRFSGLLRQLVLLPGSDATPRLCPNSEPSLAELSIPQVLKSSTLQQDQQGLVYPYEAEARVTGGNRPPCSGPEKGQLWFNVQRKGLFICDGMMWMTLVQNKERLDYVEDYQDLYTHSETFDVEVFSIPSEGLFMAAANRDSRPGSGIYRWMNGSFQLYQNISTQDARAWKHFTINEKVFLVVADIRKVEPELSVIYRWNRRQKRFLRYQTLETHAAQDWEAFQIHNNSFLVVANHRRARDSNHNIHSVIYRWNPDTKLFEVNQTLSTSGAYDWEFFTIGPYHFLVVANTFNGQTTTISSTIYVWLDGCFRAFQNITTVGATDWEMFQIDDRFFLAVANSQQLSSRGPSLYNINSTVYELNMFTQTFIRFQDILTYSAVDWEFFTIGDEKFLVVANSHDGSSYSLNSVVYRWQGYEGFVPVHSLPTFGCRDWEHFTTDQGSFLIYSSATSRLSKVFRLRTY